Proteins encoded in a region of the Phaenicophaeus curvirostris isolate KB17595 chromosome 1, BPBGC_Pcur_1.0, whole genome shotgun sequence genome:
- the PTN gene encoding pleiotrophin, which yields MQQQQQQRQMFTAALLALVFILAAVSTTEAGKKEKPEKKAKKSDCGEWQWSVCVPTNGDCGLGTREGTRTGAECKQTTKTQKCKIPCNWKKQFGAECKYQFQAWGECDLNTALKTRTGNLKRALHNADCQKTVTISKPCGKLTKPKPQESKKKKKEGKKQEKMLD from the exons ATgcaacagcaacaacagcaaCGTCAAATGTTCACAGCTGCCCTTCTGGCACTTGTTTTCATTCTGGCAGCTGTGAGTACCACTGAGGCTGGCAAAAAAGAGAAACCAG AGAAAAAGGCCAAGAAGTCTGACTGTGGGGAATGGCAGTGGAGTGTCTGTGTGCCCACCAATGGTGACTGTGGCCTGGGAACACGTGAGGGCACTCGCACTGGAGCTGAGTGCAAACAAACCACCAAGACTCAGAAATGTAAGATTCCTTGCAACTGGAAGAAGCAATTTGGAG CGGAGTGCAAATACCAGTTCCAGGCCTGGGGAGAATGTGACTTGAATACTGCCTTGAAGACTCGAACCGGGAACCTAAAGAGAGCCCTTCATAATGCTGACTGCCAGAAGACCGTCACAATCTCAAAGCCCTGTGGGAAGCTTACCAAACCCAAACCTCAAG AAtccaagaagaagaaaaaggaaggcaagaaaCAAGAGAAGATGCTGGATTAA